The sequence CTTATCGACACTGAATCCTGAATAGACCATCCAAGCGATGAAGCAACTTATCGCCACCAATAACTTAGCCAACACAAAAAGACTGGCTGCATGCTCGGAGTAGAATCCGGCTCTGAGTAGCAGTGCCTTGATATCTTCACTCACTCTGATCTTAGGTTTAAGCTGAGATTGGGATGGTGCAAATGCAGTCGCGTTTCGATTCACGCCCTGCAAACGCATCACCACCCTATCCCTCTGACGTGCTTTAACACTGCTAAGCAAGGCTATACTGCCCCCACAAAGCAATAGCAGAAACGACACCCACAAAGATAAGGTCATTATGGTCGCACCTTAGTCAAAACATTAATGATGCCAAGTCCCAGCACTATGCTGGAAACCACATAGAGCAAGACATTGTGTCCGGCAGCGGTATCAGTAAGTACTTCGAATGAACTAGGGTTCTTGAAAAACATGATGCCAATCAATATCAAAGGCAAACAGGCTAAAATCAGCGCCGTCATTCTAGGCTCGGCGGTCAGACTCTTGATTTTCATCTTTATGGCACTGTTATCGTGCAGAGTTCGGCCCAGGCTATGGAGTACTTCTCTCAACTGACCACCATTCTCCTGATTTAAAATCAGCGCCACGGTGAAAAAGTGAAAACTGGCATAGGGCAAACGGTAACAGGCCTGCTCCAAGGCCTGTTTAAGGCCTATGCCGATGGCTAACCTGTCGCGAATAAGCTCGAACTCACGACCGAGAAATCCCTGCTGATATTCAGACACCTGAGCTATGGCCTGGGGCACAGAGATACCAGCAGCCACGGCGCGGGAGATTTGGCCTAGTACCTGAGGAAAGGCTTGATCGAACTGCTTTAACTGCGCCGAGCGCATAAACCAGAAAAACCCCAAAAAGCCCAAAGTAGGTACAATTAATACCAATGCCAGACGAACATGAGTGGGTAGAAAACCACTCATTCCCCAGCTGATCCCCCCAGTAATAAACAGGCCTAAATAAAGGTAATACTTTCCTTTGATGCCAAATAGGTTATCGATGCGAGACTCTAGCCTCTTTAGCCAGCGCAGCCAGGGACTCGCCTCCTTCTCCCAGCCAAAGAGAGACTTAGCAGTCGATTTTTCTTGGGTTTGGATCTTAGTCACAGTCAATAGACGTTGGCGTACATGACGGTACTGTCTATAGTAATGCCAGCATGATATGGCGCTGACCATCAGGCTAATAACCAAGAGGCTAGCAAACAGAGCAAACATTAATTCACTCCCATCACTTGCTTGAGTCGGGTATCTAGCTGGTAATATCTTGCCTTTTCGACAAACCGTGGCACTTTTCGATCAGCCACAAACTGACCCAACACATTACCTTGGCTATCCTGACCCTGATAATCGAAACTAAACAGATCATGGGTAAGGTATTGCTCTCCTTCTAGACCAACCAGCTCGGTGATATTTGTCACCCGACGGCGGCCATCCCGCATTCTCTCGATCTGCACTATGATATCTATGGTTGAAGCGATCTGACGACGCAGGGCCGATGGCGGCAGATTAACCTCTGCCATCAACAGCATGTTTTCCAGACGGATCAGGGCATCGGATGGCGAGTTTGCATGCAAGGTACACATGGAACCGTCGTGACCCGTATTCATGGCCTGCATCATGTCGAATGCCTCGGCACCACGAACTTCGCCGAGAATGATACGATCTGGACGCATACGTAGGGCGTTCTTGAGCAAACGACGCTGATCAACCGCTTCCAGACCTTCACTGCTTGCAGGACGCGTCTCGATACGTATGACATGGGGTTGTGCCAGCTTTAATTCTGCCGCATCTTCGATGGTGATGATCCGCTCCTCGGGGGAGAAACCAAATGACATAGCATTTAATAGTGTGGTCTTACCCGCCCCCGTTCCACCGGATATCAGTACATTCACCCGACAACGGGCTATGATATCAAGCAAGGTCACCATATCTGATGACATGGCCCCTAGCTCTGCTAGCTGGCTCAAGCTACGCTTGTTATCACTGAATTTACGGATGGAAATACAGGTGCCATCCAGGGCCAGGGGTGGGATAAGCACATTGACACGACTGCCATCGGGCAAACGAGCATCGACCATAGGATTAGTCTCATCGATCCTTCGGCCAATGCGGCTCACAATACGACGAGCCAGATTCAGCACATGCTCTTCATCTCGAAAACTGATTTCTGCCGATTTAAGCTTACCTCTGTGCTCGATAAACACTTCTTTGTGGCCATTAACCATGATGTCAGTCACATCGGGATCATCGATTAACACTTGCAGCGGCCCCAAACCTAGCATCTCATCCACCAGACGCAGCATGATCTGTTTCTGCTCCTGACCGCCCATCGGCAGTTGATGACGTTGGGCTATATCACCCACGGCCTCGAAGGTACGAGTCTCCAGCTCTTCACGGGATAACTGAACCACTACGGCAGGCTCTATGGCCAGCATCACCTCACTATGGATCAAGGCGAATCGACTCTGCTGGCGCTCTGAGTCTTTGACTGATTCATTCATCGTTGCCGCACCAGAGTGAGATGACGGGTTTTGATGAGCCGATATTTTCCGTCCGAACATCAGCCTCTCCTGAACCAGCGTTTCAAGCCACTAGAAGCAGCTTGCTGCTCACCCGTGACTTTGACACCGAGTTGCTTAAACACCCTGCCTAATCGGCCATTATCATCGGCAACTTGGCTTCCAAGCGTCGCAGTGGATAACATCTTCTCCGGGCTAAATGGGATCACCAGATCAACAGCTTGCCCCATGGCTTGATTGACGTCAGCTAATGAGATCAGCGAGGCCTTTTCCGGCTTAGTATGATTGAGGATCAATATCGTCTGCTGATCATGATCTGTGACCAGTTGAGTCAACAGCTGATTAGTATGGCGAATCGAAGCCAGAGTCGGTTCTATGATGACGATGCGAATATCGGCGCTACAAATAGCCTCGAAACCAACGCTGTCACGAAGGCAGAAGGAAGGTATATCCCAGATAAGATAATCTGTCTGTTGCTGACAGAAAATCGATGTCGCTTCAAAAGCCGCCGAGTCAGGCCAAAACTCTTGAGCCAGCTGCTGGCTATAGCCGGTAAAGACATGCAGTTTTTCCGCCGCCTTTACTCCGCTACGCTCAAATACTATGGGCTCAAGGCGCTCGGGGTACTGCAACATCTCGGTAAGCCTGTTATTGGCACTGATGTTCAGGTGCAGATCTAAGTCACCACTGACAAAGTCTAGGTCGGCGCAGGCGACCCGATTATCCAGTTGCTGCGATAACACCCATGCAAGGTTAGCGGCGATACTGGTACTACCCGCTCCTCCCTTGGCACTGGCGACGGCGATGCGTTTACCCTGCTCGCTCGACGCAACCCTATATTGTGTATAGTCAACCTGAGACTCGGTATCCTGAATTTTGTAAATATTTGAAGTCATCTAGAGTACGCCTTTAGACTCATGTTGAGTGAAATCATAATTAGTTTCCTGAACCGCCCGATAACGCGCCTGACGTAATGAGAAGATGACTCCCTCTTTTTTAGTCTGTATAGCCATATTAATTTCCTGAGCCGCCTGATAACGCGCCAGAGATTGGAGAAGACTCCCTCAATGGGGCATTTGGCTGTTTATAATATGAATCCAGTGTCGATACAGCCTTTCGACCCTCGGTGGAGGATAATGTCTCGCCCACGACAAGATCCTGGGGATTCGACACCATCTGAGCCAGTGCACTGGCATTGGCACAACCAAAGTTAGCTGAACGTTTAAAACTATTGAGAACCGTCTTCGCCTCTTTACCTGCATCACAATGACGCACTAAGGTGCGATATGACTCGACAACCAGAGTCAGATCCGCCGAGGCAGCAGACTCCAATCGAGCGGTCTGGATCTGAGAAGGATATATATTTTTGAAGTGCATCAAGTCCTGCACCGAATTCAGCACCTTCTCCCCTTTTGGAGAGTGAATATCGATTCGCACCCTAAGGCTGGCCGGATCACCCAGATGTAAAATAAATGTTTGCAGAGCACGCCTATCTTCGTCATCCAATGCCTCAGCAACAAGTTGCAGAGAAAACACATTAGTCATCGCCTCGATAGCGATATCGGGTTTCCGTTGTATAGGATCGCCAGAGCAAGCCACAAGCAAACTACTAAGCAGTAATAAAACAATTAAACGCATGACTCACCTCAGTAATAGAATCCATTGTCGCCAAGCAGACGCAATTGACGATTATCGTTCGGGTTAATGTGCTGATCCGGCAAAGCGTTCACGCCACGATGAGGCCAGGCCAATAGGCGCTCGACATCGCTCAATGGAATGAGCCCGTCGGTGGGTAGAGGCAGTGAATCTCCCCTGGTGGGATCGACCAGGTATGCAGTGGCTATGATGATCAGCTCAGTCTCCTCACGCTTAAATTCATTGGAGCGAAACAAGGCACCAAGAATGGGAATATCGCCAATCCAGGGCATCTTTTGCATCTGTTCGATATCGTTAGACTGCAGCAAACCACCCAGAGCGAAGCTCTGCCCGCTGGCAAGTTCTATGGTGGTCGATGCCTTACGTGTCATAAATATCGGAAAGGATGAATCCCCCATAACAATATTAGTGCTCTGGGACAGAGTACTAACTTCAGGTTCTATCTGCAGACTGATCCGATTCGGGCTCAGTACAGTAGGTTTAAAGTCCAGACGTACACCGAATGGCTTATATTCGATACTGGCAGTATCGCCATAAATAAGGGGAATTGGCACCTCTCCTCCCACGAGAAAAGAGGCCTTCTCGCCGCTAATCGCCGTCAGGTTTGGCTCGGCTAATACAGATATCATGCCGTTAGTCGAGAGCGCGTCGACCATGACAGAAAGATTGCTCCAGCCCAAACCATCGACGAAAGCAAGTTTTCCAGTACCAAATCCCTGAGAGCCCCACTTGATACCGAGTTTATTCGATACGTTACGTGATACCTCGGCGATCCTCACTCTCAGGTTAACCTGAGTCGACATGGTGATTTCCAGCTGATTGATCAGCTCAGCTTTCTTTGAGCTACTCGATTGCGCTTGTTGTCCACCGCCATTCTGACCTTGTTGTTTGCCCCCTTTAGACTGACCAGAAGATTTCCCTCCTTGCTGTTTACCTTTCGAGGACTGAGGTTGGGAAACATAGCCTTCAGACAGGCGAACTATCTTCTCAGCCATAGTAGGTGTCGGCACCCGCCCCTTCAGAAATAGCTTACCCGCAATGGATTCTGCACTCACTAAGGCATCGGGAAATTCATTCTTGATTAAGCTATTAAGCTCATCAACGTTGTGGCTAACCTTCACAGTTGCCGAGTAAATAACATTCTCGGCATTATCGAGTACGTAAAGAGAAGTGGTTCCAGCCTGCTTACCAAATACCATGATCTTGGTATTGGTCAATGCCTGATAGTTGGCAATAGTATTACTGGATATAAATATGGACTTTGCCGTTTTAGGGAGTTGTACCAACTCGGCTTTATTTAAGGTCACGGATAGAGTCACATTTAATGACTCGGCTTGTGATGTCCCGCAAAATAGCAGCACACACACAAAGGAGATAATAACTTTAATCACTCTTGTCTCCTGTTTTATTCATCACACGTCTTTCATCGGCTCTAAATTCAACTAAACCTAAATTGGGTTGAACTCGTTTAATATCGGGAAATATATCTGAGATATTAATTTGATCTTTGTTATTACTAGCATCTGCCAGGTCATTGTTACTGCGCAAGACAAGAGTCAATCGGCCTAATTGATTAGCTAATATTATTCTGTTTGCCTGCTCGGCTAATACTTCTAATGTCACCGCACTATCATCAGGAATAAAACCTTTATACTTCTTCTGTGCCTCCATATATTGTTCAACTTTCACGGCATCGTTAAAGGCAAGGACGCGAACATTTTTAGCTATAGTTTTCACATACAGACTCTGAGCCTCATTGCCCCGAGTGCGAAGCTCCTGTTCCTGAGAAGCGAGTAATAGAACATCGACAGAATCGCCGGGGCCCACAAGCCCTGAGTTAGCAGTGACCTGATCGACAGGCACAGACACGGCTCGGTATCCGGGGCGAAGCGATACCGACAGAAAGCCTCCCTCTTCTGGCTTAAGAAAGTCCGACTGGCTCATGATATGCCCTGCGATAAATGAGCCAGCAAGCACTGAGTCATTGAACTTAAGGATATCAAACGTTTCCTTACTTATGTGATCCAGCAAGCTGGTCAATTCGTCTTCATTCACCAACTTCCATTCAAATAAAGAAGCGCCGAACCGCTGACCCGATTTAATATCCTGTTTGGCCACGAGAATTTCTTGTCTTACATTCTCCGATTTTATATACATCTGCTTCTGGGGCGCAGAAATACTCAAATACAAACCTATAAGGCCAGCAAGAGATATAAAAACCGAGAAATACATTAAACGTTTTACTGTCATTATGAGTATTTCTATTTAGATAAGATGGAAAGAGCCCATCTATTTAGTTATGAGTATTATTAATCTTCCTGAATCGTTTCCAACTTGGTCACTATTGTCTCGTAGGCGGCATCAATAGCCTTAGTCAATTTGCCATCTTCGCCAAGGAAACTAAACATAATAAGAGACATCGCCGCCGCTAATATTGCATATTCGATAGCGGCTGCGCCGCGCTGTTTTTTCTTCATCATATTCATCATGTTTTTATTCCTATGGTATTAATGCAGTTGAATTTATATTCGATTATCAGCTAGTTAATTCCCGCGTAAACGGTATAGAGAGGGATACATGTTATAGCCCCCCTCATAGGTCACATATGTCTCAGTTCCATCTATTTCTAGACATCTCTTTCTTTTTCCGGAATAACCTAAACTTGATTCATCCAATGAGACATAACAGGCTTTCTGATTGTAATTGTCACTCACCTCATTATTAATAAATACTGATTCATCAAAAGGATACAGAGTCTGAAGTTCTTCAAAACTTGGAATAGCCCATGTAGTTAAGCCGCATAGTGAAGCGGCATTCACACCATCGACAATAGCGGCAAGGTCATTGAAGTTTTTAAATCTTGCACTGCCCTTATCATCGAATAACTGCCAATAGCCGCCATTAACCTTATCTCGGCCGCACTTAGCGTCAGCCAACTGGGTTGTCACTGAGCCATTAATATCGATCAATTCATAGGGAGAGATATCGCTGACAAAGCGGGCGATAAAAACCTTTTCATCAAATTCGCTAACGGACTTATCAAAAAATCCATTACTGGAACCATAATTGTTAGATGTTTTAAAGGTGAAAGCCTGCTGTTTGGCTCCATCGGTAACATCGGCCTTATTCAACCAATAGAAGAAGCGTTTGCCGCCGTTGTATTTATCGTATTCATCGGTCATAGCCAGATGATTGGGAAACACGCTGGTGTCTATGGTTCTCGAGTAACTGCTACCTGAGGTCGCTAACGTTTCTGTCTGGGTGAGGCCGGGAACTTGCCAGTCGCTGCGTCCGCAGTGGCTGGTATCATTATACCGTTTCAATAACCCAGTACTGCCCATCACGTTCGATTCTGTATTAGTGCCATCATCGAAGGACAAGTTATCTTCTCCCCCTGGCTGACCATCTGCCAGCAAGGTCCAGATCCGGGAAAAGTTAGCGAACCTGGTGTCGGAGACACAACGCCAGCCTTGAGCGAAACTGGTATTTCCCGGCAGATAATCGCCATTAATATCCAGCTTACTGAAATGGGTACCGACCACAGCATCGGCTTGGGCCACAGTATATCCATCACTCTTGGCTCGTACTAAGGCTTGCATAGCCGTCGTTTGCGCCGATGTCACATCAGCACCTGATTGCAATGCATTTAAACGTGCTACCAAAAGATTAAGCTGAGTATTGATAGCATCACTGAGTCCACCAGAGTCCACCGCCTCGGTTAACTCTGTATAAGTAGCATCGAAATCTTTCAAGATCAGCTGTAACTGGTGAATTGCCTGATATAACTCAAGCGCTGCGCCGTGCAACGCTTGACCGTTTTCTCCTGCTATGGAAGTTATCTTGTTGGTCACATCGTCCAGGTTGGTTCCCAGTGTCAACAGATAATTAAGGGCATGCAGTGCTTTTATGGAAGCCTGAGAACGGGTCAGTACTAAACTAAGGGCCGTCTTCTGTGTCTGCAGTCCGTCCAAGTCAGATTTCAGCTCTGCCAGATCAGCACTTGTCGTCGTGGGACGATTTTTTATGATCAAATCCACATAGAGGCGATATGCTATATAAGCTCTATCGAGCTCAGCAGCTAACACCGTCACCTCAATGTTCAATACCTGCATATCCGACTGAATTGTCTCAACATCACTCAGTACCGGGTCAGTTTTAACCATCTCGGCTAACAGGCTAGCATTTAGGCTACTTTCTTTGGTCTCAATGGCATCAACCCGAGTCACGGCACCATTCTTGATAACCAGTAGTAGTGCCATCACTTCACTGGTCTCTGCCAGTTTCCAGTAAGGGTAATATTGTGACCCCATACTGCTCGGCGTCGTGATAGAGCCATTGTTATAGACCACATAATCTGTATCAGACTTAGCCCAAAATGAACCATAACCTCGACTCATGTTCACCGGCTTACTATTGCCCGAACTGCTTATCGCTGTCGATGCCATCACCAGAGACTCGGGGGCTGCATCCCAACCTACCAAACCGCAGGCCGAATCGAGGTTAAGTGCAGACAGCTTATCGACAAGCTCAATTCTGTCTATATAGCTATCTCTGTCTCCCCAATAAATCGGCTCGCCCTCACCATTGGCATCAAACTGTGCCCAACACATTTCATTACTATCGAAGCGAAATAGATTACTGCCATTGTAGGACTCGGAAATAGTCATTACCCGCCCCGCAGCCAGCATAGGAACAAACTCCATGGCAATAAATTGTCCGCTGGCAGCAGTGGCATCCATGGTTTTACCTGGCGGATTAGCCTCGGGGGACTTAGCATTGCCACGCACCCGAACCAGCACCTCATCTTTGCTGTAAATCTGTGAACCCATGTGCTGCGGATTACTGCTTACCTCAGTCCAGCTCAGACCGCCATCCTTGCTGTATTCATAATGTGAAGCATCAACAAAACCCGCAACCCAGTTCCACTTGAGACCATTGGTAATACCAACACCGCTTGCATTGACGATTTCCGGGTTAGTCGGAGCCTCAGGTTGCACGCCGGCGATGAAGTCTACAGTGCTAACCAGTGGCTTACCCGCAGGCATACCATTGGTTGCATTGCCTTTGACACGCACCTGAACCAAGCCGGCGGCAATATTGACATCACCCAGCAGCAAAGGTTTCTCGCTCACAAGCAGCCAATTGGTGCCGCCATCGACAGAAAACTCATAATCACTTGGACGGGGATACTCAGTTAAAAGCGCCCAATCGAAACTATTGAGATTGTCATCCTGAAGTGGATTTATTGGCGCGTCTGGCTGAGATGGCTTAACCGTGTAAGCATTCAGGCTTAACAACGACAGACTTGGCTCCCGACCCGTTAAGGCATTCCCCTTCACCCGTACCTGAACTTCGCCAATTTGATAGATATTGTCGATTGGCAATTGATAAGGATTGGCATTGACTGTTTTCCAGTCCAGATCTGAGGTTTTGATCTCGTAGGCCGTTGCTTGTTCGAATCCCGGTGTCCATTGCCAGCCGAAAGTATCCAGCGCATCGTCTGTCACTGGCACTGTCGGTGCTTCAGGTGTCACAGGCTTTAAGGTGAAAGCGGCCTCAGAGCAGAGTATTCCTCCCGGGACATGGGTGTCTATAGCATTGGCGATAACACGCACGCACACTTGACCTACTGAAAACTCACCATCATCTACCACTGCTGGTTTAGTGTTAACCGCGCCCCAGGTTTGTCCGGCATCGGTGGAGATCTCATAATATGATGCAGACTCAAATCCTGAGACATAATCCCAATCGAAGCTGTCTTGAATATCATCTACGACAGCATTAAGCGCTGCTGCTGGTTTGCCTAAATCTTGAGTGAATGCCAGCGCTATAATGGCTGGAATGCCAGCTTCCCTACCATTTGTGGCGTCAGAAAACACACGGATTTTTATGCTGTTGGCCGTATAGTCATTATTCCCCACAAATTCAGGATTGCTAATGGCCTGACGCCACGCCCCATTGATATAAACCTCATAATCAGAAACTTGGGGATATGCCGCCAATGGCTGCCAACTAAAGCTGTCATGTTCATCATTGACCGCCAGAATCATAGGCGCCAGAGGGCGAGTAGGGGTCACAGTGAAAGGCATATTAGAAGTGATAATAAGACCGGCCGGACTATTGAGTTTGGCACCCTCGATGAGTCTTAACTGCAGAGCCCCCACGGCGATAGCGAGATCTTCAACAGGCTGAGGCTTGGCCGTTATCGCCTGCCAATTAGCTCCAGAGTCCAGTGAAAATTCATAGGAAGCATATTCTGTATATTCAGGAACCAACTGCCAGTCGAAGTGATTATTCGCGTCATTGACGGTCAGGCTAGCAGGCGCCGAAGGCGCGAGTACTCGAGTGAAGACCTTGTCTGACAGCACAGGAAAACCCGCCTGACGGCC is a genomic window of Shewanella psychrophila containing:
- a CDS encoding CpaD family pilus assembly lipoprotein — translated: MRLIVLLLLSSLLVACSGDPIQRKPDIAIEAMTNVFSLQLVAEALDDEDRRALQTFILHLGDPASLRVRIDIHSPKGEKVLNSVQDLMHFKNIYPSQIQTARLESAASADLTLVVESYRTLVRHCDAGKEAKTVLNSFKRSANFGCANASALAQMVSNPQDLVVGETLSSTEGRKAVSTLDSYYKQPNAPLRESSPISGALSGGSGN
- the cpaB gene encoding Flp pilus assembly protein CpaB, which codes for MTVKRLMYFSVFISLAGLIGLYLSISAPQKQMYIKSENVRQEILVAKQDIKSGQRFGASLFEWKLVNEDELTSLLDHISKETFDILKFNDSVLAGSFIAGHIMSQSDFLKPEEGGFLSVSLRPGYRAVSVPVDQVTANSGLVGPGDSVDVLLLASQEQELRTRGNEAQSLYVKTIAKNVRVLAFNDAVKVEQYMEAQKKYKGFIPDDSAVTLEVLAEQANRIILANQLGRLTLVLRSNNDLADASNNKDQINISDIFPDIKRVQPNLGLVEFRADERRVMNKTGDKSD
- a CDS encoding CpaF family protein, with the translated sequence MFGRKISAHQNPSSHSGAATMNESVKDSERQQSRFALIHSEVMLAIEPAVVVQLSREELETRTFEAVGDIAQRHQLPMGGQEQKQIMLRLVDEMLGLGPLQVLIDDPDVTDIMVNGHKEVFIEHRGKLKSAEISFRDEEHVLNLARRIVSRIGRRIDETNPMVDARLPDGSRVNVLIPPLALDGTCISIRKFSDNKRSLSQLAELGAMSSDMVTLLDIIARCRVNVLISGGTGAGKTTLLNAMSFGFSPEERIITIEDAAELKLAQPHVIRIETRPASSEGLEAVDQRRLLKNALRMRPDRIILGEVRGAEAFDMMQAMNTGHDGSMCTLHANSPSDALIRLENMLLMAEVNLPPSALRRQIASTIDIIVQIERMRDGRRRVTNITELVGLEGEQYLTHDLFSFDYQGQDSQGNVLGQFVADRKVPRFVEKARYYQLDTRLKQVMGVN
- a CDS encoding type II and III secretion system protein family protein codes for the protein MIKVIISFVCVLLFCGTSQAESLNVTLSVTLNKAELVQLPKTAKSIFISSNTIANYQALTNTKIMVFGKQAGTTSLYVLDNAENVIYSATVKVSHNVDELNSLIKNEFPDALVSAESIAGKLFLKGRVPTPTMAEKIVRLSEGYVSQPQSSKGKQQGGKSSGQSKGGKQQGQNGGGQQAQSSSSKKAELINQLEITMSTQVNLRVRIAEVSRNVSNKLGIKWGSQGFGTGKLAFVDGLGWSNLSVMVDALSTNGMISVLAEPNLTAISGEKASFLVGGEVPIPLIYGDTASIEYKPFGVRLDFKPTVLSPNRISLQIEPEVSTLSQSTNIVMGDSSFPIFMTRKASTTIELASGQSFALGGLLQSNDIEQMQKMPWIGDIPILGALFRSNEFKREETELIIIATAYLVDPTRGDSLPLPTDGLIPLSDVERLLAWPHRGVNALPDQHINPNDNRQLRLLGDNGFYY
- a CDS encoding AAA family ATPase, which encodes MTSNIYKIQDTESQVDYTQYRVASSEQGKRIAVASAKGGAGSTSIAANLAWVLSQQLDNRVACADLDFVSGDLDLHLNISANNRLTEMLQYPERLEPIVFERSGVKAAEKLHVFTGYSQQLAQEFWPDSAAFEATSIFCQQQTDYLIWDIPSFCLRDSVGFEAICSADIRIVIIEPTLASIRHTNQLLTQLVTDHDQQTILILNHTKPEKASLISLADVNQAMGQAVDLVIPFSPEKMLSTATLGSQVADDNGRLGRVFKQLGVKVTGEQQAASSGLKRWFRRG
- a CDS encoding Flp family type IVb pilin produces the protein MMNMMKKKQRGAAAIEYAILAAAMSLIMFSFLGEDGKLTKAIDAAYETIVTKLETIQED
- a CDS encoding type II secretion system F family protein — its product is MFALFASLLVISLMVSAISCWHYYRQYRHVRQRLLTVTKIQTQEKSTAKSLFGWEKEASPWLRWLKRLESRIDNLFGIKGKYYLYLGLFITGGISWGMSGFLPTHVRLALVLIVPTLGFLGFFWFMRSAQLKQFDQAFPQVLGQISRAVAAGISVPQAIAQVSEYQQGFLGREFELIRDRLAIGIGLKQALEQACYRLPYASFHFFTVALILNQENGGQLREVLHSLGRTLHDNSAIKMKIKSLTAEPRMTALILACLPLILIGIMFFKNPSSFEVLTDTAAGHNVLLYVVSSIVLGLGIINVLTKVRP